A portion of the Sphaerochaeta pleomorpha str. Grapes genome contains these proteins:
- the purD gene encoding phosphoribosylamine--glycine ligase: MRILVLGSGAKDHAIAWWFSQSRLIDGLFVAPGNVGTESIATNLSINPSSPQEVYQACLENIIDYVFIGTEAPLFTGVIDYLNERGIDTFGAPSRALKLEGDRNFSRTFTDRHNIPTPTHHVFEAEEPLAAYLKRHTGERFVVKSNTIAPSRVMIDSSDYDALMNFAKSLFPTGSIMLKEHLGGLPVTITLLLDNNGYLMLPPSSDYMKAGEGGLPTGGMGSICPVPLQEEVLKSLVETIIEPTLYGLKVERMAYKGVLTISVIITKKGPILVDYHVRFNDPAAQAFVPLVRTDIIDILNAMKNDTLSDLKLEVSTKSSVALVVASAGYPEKPVVGKELEPIPAALMLNAFQGAPFYFFGGVNAMNGKLLTTGGRCVTVVGIGKNIMDANKNAYKGVKFISFPGSWYRADIGDSFFEN; encoded by the coding sequence ATGAGAATACTAGTATTGGGCTCGGGCGCCAAGGACCATGCCATTGCATGGTGGTTCTCTCAGAGCCGTCTTATCGACGGTTTGTTCGTTGCTCCCGGGAACGTGGGAACAGAATCAATTGCAACCAATCTGTCAATCAATCCATCCTCGCCCCAAGAGGTGTACCAGGCCTGTCTGGAAAACATTATCGACTATGTGTTCATCGGTACGGAGGCACCTCTTTTTACCGGGGTGATCGACTACCTCAATGAGCGGGGAATCGATACCTTCGGAGCTCCCAGCCGGGCTTTGAAACTTGAAGGGGATAGAAACTTTTCAAGGACATTCACGGACAGACATAACATCCCCACCCCTACCCATCATGTTTTCGAGGCCGAGGAACCCCTCGCTGCCTATCTGAAACGACACACAGGAGAACGTTTTGTAGTCAAAAGCAATACCATTGCACCAAGCAGGGTAATGATTGATTCCTCAGATTATGATGCTCTCATGAATTTTGCAAAATCCCTGTTCCCTACCGGCTCAATAATGCTGAAAGAGCATCTGGGAGGACTTCCTGTCACCATTACACTCCTGCTCGATAACAACGGCTATCTGATGCTCCCTCCCTCCAGCGACTACATGAAAGCCGGAGAAGGCGGTCTTCCTACCGGTGGTATGGGTTCCATTTGTCCCGTTCCCTTGCAGGAGGAGGTTCTCAAATCCCTTGTCGAGACCATCATAGAACCTACCCTCTATGGCTTGAAAGTGGAAAGAATGGCCTATAAGGGTGTGTTGACCATCAGCGTAATCATCACAAAAAAAGGTCCGATTCTCGTCGATTACCATGTTCGCTTCAACGATCCCGCTGCCCAGGCCTTCGTGCCTCTGGTCCGGACTGACATCATTGACATTCTCAACGCAATGAAAAACGATACCCTCTCTGATCTCAAGCTGGAAGTGTCTACCAAGTCTTCGGTTGCCCTGGTAGTAGCCTCTGCAGGCTATCCTGAGAAACCTGTCGTAGGAAAGGAACTGGAACCCATTCCGGCTGCCTTGATGCTCAATGCTTTCCAAGGCGCCCCGTTCTATTTCTTTGGTGGAGTAAATGCCATGAATGGCAAATTGCTGACAACCGGAGGAAGATGCGTCACAGTTGTTGGAATCGGGAAAAACATCATGGATGCCAACAAGAATGCTTACAAAGGGGTAAAATTCATTTCTTTCCCTGGAAGCTGGTACCGTGCCGATATCGGTGATAGTTTCTTTGAGAACTGA
- a CDS encoding DUF6672 family protein, which produces MKVKFDRRFLIRTVAVVLVLLFGVLMYFVGRQHTILLDNKTVTVGGQELMALQIVEVQVDNLEELELAARDRDKAVVTRQSHRITITYTDSDWNEISFTRKFKVPVGEDMSIISIPTLVANPDAPQSLWLTRYELPTIAVAPAPEEIEIVTDDLSALVSL; this is translated from the coding sequence ATGAAAGTGAAATTTGACAGACGGTTTCTCATCCGGACCGTTGCCGTGGTGCTTGTTCTTCTGTTTGGTGTGCTCATGTATTTTGTGGGCAGACAACACACCATCCTTCTCGATAACAAGACAGTTACCGTTGGTGGACAGGAACTCATGGCCCTGCAGATTGTAGAGGTCCAGGTTGATAACCTGGAAGAACTGGAGCTTGCTGCCAGAGACAGGGATAAGGCAGTCGTAACAAGACAGAGCCATAGGATTACCATAACCTATACCGATTCCGACTGGAATGAAATTTCGTTCACCAGGAAGTTCAAGGTACCGGTAGGTGAAGATATGAGCATTATCTCGATTCCGACGCTTGTAGCCAATCCTGATGCTCCCCAGAGCCTCTGGTTGACGCGGTATGAGTTGCCGACGATTGCCGTAGCGCCAGCTCCGGAGGAAATTGAAATTGTCACTGATGACCTTTCGGCCTTGGTGTCACTGTAA
- the dusB gene encoding tRNA dihydrouridine synthase DusB — translation MNENTYYHSINLGKVSIKGNLFLAPMAGFTDIPFRSLCIKEGADLTFTEMVSAEGLSRDGEKTLDLMARADNEEQYAVQLFMGALDPIKEALDRLKPYKPTLIDINCGCPVPKVTKTGAGSSIMRSPELITKMVELIVSNTEVPVSVKFRTGWDSNSENFLAFAQAALDGGASMLTLHARTKAQGYAPFAHWDKLRELKDYCISHHYEVPVIGSGDLFTATDAKRMFEETGVDGVMFARGAVGNPFIFSQTKQLLSGREIEPITLDRKIEAIITHLDLMIAHYGEKSACMQMRKHTCSYLKGIAHTGPVKQAVVKAVSRQDYICALEMLHSTC, via the coding sequence ATGAACGAGAACACCTATTATCACAGCATAAACTTGGGAAAGGTTTCTATCAAAGGAAATCTCTTCCTTGCCCCTATGGCCGGTTTTACCGATATCCCCTTTCGCTCTCTCTGCATCAAAGAGGGGGCTGACCTTACTTTCACGGAGATGGTAAGTGCCGAAGGCCTTTCGCGCGACGGGGAAAAAACCCTTGACCTGATGGCAAGGGCAGACAACGAGGAACAGTATGCGGTCCAATTGTTCATGGGGGCCCTCGACCCGATCAAGGAAGCCTTGGACCGCCTAAAGCCCTACAAACCCACCCTTATTGACATCAATTGCGGGTGTCCCGTTCCCAAGGTTACAAAAACAGGGGCAGGCTCCAGTATCATGAGAAGCCCCGAACTGATAACAAAGATGGTAGAGCTCATCGTCAGCAATACCGAGGTTCCTGTCTCTGTAAAATTCAGGACTGGCTGGGACTCCAATTCAGAGAATTTCTTGGCATTTGCACAGGCCGCACTCGACGGGGGCGCCTCCATGCTTACCTTGCATGCAAGGACGAAAGCCCAGGGATACGCACCCTTTGCCCATTGGGATAAGTTACGGGAATTGAAAGATTATTGTATTTCCCACCACTATGAAGTACCTGTAATCGGGTCGGGAGACCTATTTACTGCCACAGATGCAAAAAGGATGTTTGAGGAAACCGGTGTCGACGGGGTAATGTTTGCCCGCGGGGCAGTCGGAAACCCTTTCATCTTCTCCCAGACAAAACAGCTGCTCAGTGGCCGGGAAATCGAGCCGATTACCCTCGACAGAAAGATTGAAGCAATCATCACACACCTTGATTTGATGATTGCCCATTACGGGGAAAAAAGTGCCTGCATGCAGATGCGAAAACATACATGTTCCTATCTAAAGGGAATCGCCCATACAGGGCCTGTAAAACAAGCTGTGGTAAAAGCAGTTTCCCGTCAGGATTATATATGTGCACTCGAAATGCTCCATAGTACTTGTTGA
- a CDS encoding DsrE family protein: MGKNHLHILWTNDNVLTAENMVMLYAINAKKKNWWEEVTVIIWGATAKIAVEDEKLRSLIQDGIESGVHFSACKACADKLGTTDQLLAMGVEVLYWGEPLTKLIKDAQPLLTI, encoded by the coding sequence ATGGGAAAAAATCACTTGCACATCCTCTGGACAAATGACAATGTCCTTACCGCAGAGAATATGGTTATGCTCTATGCCATCAATGCAAAGAAAAAGAACTGGTGGGAGGAGGTAACCGTTATTATCTGGGGAGCAACTGCAAAGATTGCCGTGGAAGACGAGAAATTAAGAAGCTTGATACAGGATGGAATCGAAAGCGGGGTGCATTTCAGCGCCTGCAAGGCCTGTGCCGACAAGCTCGGTACGACAGACCAGCTCCTTGCAATGGGGGTGGAGGTACTCTATTGGGGAGAACCCCTTACAAAGCTCATTAAAGACGCACAGCCGCTTCTCACCATCTAG
- a CDS encoding ABC transporter permease gives MKLQRTNTQKLVRFLGNNTVPVLFLIICAFGIPLSGYSPNYLISEIVVRIARNSFLIVSLLIPILAGMGLNFGMTLGAMAGQIGLIFISDWGVVGIPGILLAMIISTPISILLGLWCGKILNMAKGREMVTSYIIGFFMNGIYQLIVLYGMGKVIPIRSAALILPRGYGIRNTVNLIGIRKTLDNLVTVKIFGIPIPLATIVIITLLCLFVLWFKKTKLGQDMRAVGQDMEVARAAGIRVEHTRIVSIVMSTVFAGYGMIIYLQNIGTLNTYNSHSQIGMFSVAALLVGGASVSKANIRNVFLGVILFHLMFIVSPMAGKNLIGQAQLGEYFRVFVSYGVITVSLVLYEVRKKRDLGIAGQVLAAEQGED, from the coding sequence ATGAAGCTCCAGAGAACAAACACCCAGAAACTGGTGAGGTTTTTGGGAAATAATACCGTTCCTGTCTTGTTTTTGATAATATGTGCATTTGGAATTCCACTCAGCGGATATTCCCCGAATTATCTGATCAGTGAAATTGTCGTGCGAATAGCGCGTAACTCCTTTTTGATCGTAAGCCTGTTGATTCCTATCCTTGCAGGTATGGGATTGAATTTCGGTATGACCCTTGGGGCCATGGCTGGCCAGATCGGCCTGATTTTTATCAGTGACTGGGGTGTCGTGGGTATCCCAGGCATACTTCTGGCAATGATCATCTCGACACCGATTTCCATTCTGCTCGGACTTTGGTGTGGTAAAATCCTCAACATGGCGAAAGGCCGGGAAATGGTTACCAGTTATATCATCGGCTTCTTTATGAATGGTATCTATCAGCTGATAGTCCTATACGGGATGGGGAAGGTAATCCCTATCCGTTCGGCAGCCCTTATCCTTCCGCGTGGCTATGGTATCCGTAATACGGTAAACCTGATAGGCATACGAAAGACGCTTGACAACCTGGTGACTGTAAAGATTTTCGGTATTCCCATTCCCTTGGCCACTATCGTTATCATTACGCTTCTTTGTCTCTTTGTCCTCTGGTTCAAAAAGACCAAACTGGGTCAGGATATGAGGGCCGTCGGTCAGGATATGGAAGTGGCACGTGCCGCAGGTATCAGGGTCGAACATACCCGCATTGTTTCCATTGTGATGTCAACGGTATTTGCCGGGTACGGAATGATCATTTACCTGCAGAATATCGGGACGCTCAATACTTATAATAGCCATTCCCAGATTGGTATGTTCAGTGTTGCCGCCCTATTGGTCGGTGGAGCTTCTGTAAGCAAAGCAAATATCCGAAATGTGTTTTTAGGTGTCATCCTTTTCCATCTGATGTTTATTGTTTCCCCTATGGCAGGAAAGAATCTGATCGGTCAAGCCCAGCTTGGGGAATACTTCAGGGTCTTTGTCTCGTACGGCGTCATTACTGTGTCGTTGGTCCTGTATGAGGTAAGGAAGAAACGGGACCTGGGTATTGCAGGCCAGGTGCTTGCAGCTGAACAGGGGGAAGACTAA
- a CDS encoding lactonase family protein, with amino-acid sequence MAKKLAAIGGYGNEDSDNIFVYQIEDENRWKLLASAKAGVRPSYLCFSDTNLLYVVNEQNLAMHQGEGLVKTYLLPSLQEIGSIPSGGEDPCFLTLDPSKKFLLTTNYSSGTVAIFPLSKAGIPSFAVQTLQFFGLPGPNKDRQAWPHPHSILFDEERSCFYVADLGTDRLHQYAWEADKTEPARFIKDLRLPLGSGPRLMRLSSDKKFLYVVNELANSVSKVNPDTGETALVCTTLQHANREATAAHLEVLGERVIVSTRGEDSILVHTENNDSWYDCKGKCPRFFALDGHTLFIANQLSDCIVAYTLSADNTLSQGQVVWEGPSPTCLQFKVV; translated from the coding sequence ATGGCAAAAAAGCTTGCTGCAATCGGAGGCTATGGCAATGAGGATTCAGACAATATCTTTGTCTACCAGATCGAAGACGAAAACCGATGGAAGCTTCTTGCATCTGCCAAGGCAGGGGTGAGGCCTTCCTATCTATGTTTCTCTGATACCAATCTGCTGTATGTAGTCAATGAGCAGAACTTGGCAATGCACCAAGGTGAAGGGTTGGTGAAAACCTATCTCCTTCCCTCCTTGCAGGAGATAGGAAGCATCCCTTCCGGTGGGGAAGACCCCTGTTTCCTTACCCTCGATCCCTCAAAGAAGTTCCTGCTCACGACAAACTACAGCAGTGGTACTGTTGCCATTTTTCCCCTATCGAAAGCAGGAATACCCTCTTTTGCCGTACAGACCCTCCAGTTCTTTGGTTTGCCAGGGCCAAACAAGGACAGACAGGCTTGGCCACACCCCCACAGCATCCTCTTCGATGAAGAGCGTTCCTGCTTCTACGTTGCCGATTTGGGGACCGACCGTCTGCACCAATATGCCTGGGAAGCGGACAAAACCGAACCAGCCAGGTTTATCAAAGATCTTCGCCTCCCCCTAGGCTCAGGGCCAAGGCTTATGCGGCTTTCCTCTGACAAAAAATTCCTGTACGTCGTCAATGAGCTGGCGAATTCGGTATCGAAGGTAAACCCAGACACCGGTGAAACTGCACTTGTCTGCACTACATTGCAACATGCGAACAGGGAGGCTACCGCTGCCCATTTGGAAGTACTGGGAGAAAGGGTCATTGTTTCCACCCGAGGGGAAGACAGTATCCTCGTACATACTGAAAACAACGACAGCTGGTATGACTGCAAAGGCAAGTGTCCAAGGTTTTTTGCCTTGGATGGGCACACTCTGTTCATTGCAAACCAGCTTTCCGATTGCATTGTCGCGTATACCCTCTCTGCAGACAATACACTTTCCCAAGGGCAGGTTGTCTGGGAAGGCCCCAGTCCTACCTGCCTTCAATTCAAAGTCGTCTGA